Genomic DNA from bacterium:
CTGCAGGAACTGCCCGTCGACCGTCTGGGGCAGCGCCCGGTTAATCACCACCGCGTCCGTCGCGTATCCGAACAAGCTGAAGTAGGTGTACGCGCGTTGAGTCTCTTTGATCACGATCTTCTCTAAGTTGACGACCAGCCGGATCGATGTCGTGGCCGGGTCGGCCAGCAGCCCCCGCATTTCACCCACGTTCAGGATGAGATCCCGCACGGCCGTGAACACGTCATCGGTCGGAAGGGGGATGTCGACGAACGGTTGGACCACCGGACGGGCCACCCGCGTCACAGCTCGGTGAATTGGGAAGAGCTTTTCGAGCCACCATCGAGCCATCTCGGGGAAGCTCAAGAGCTGCATCGTCTCGCCGGTGGGCGCGCAATCCACGATGACGACATCGAACCGGTCTTCTCGCGCCACGGCCGTCAACTGCATTAGGCTGGCGATCTCCTCCATGCCGGGGAGGTTCGCCAGTTCATCGGCCACCACGTCGTCCAGTCCCCGGGCGCGGAGCACCGAGCTGATGTACCGTCGGAGCACACCCCAGTACTTCTCCAATTGATAGAGGGCGTCGACCTCCTGCCCCCACAGGTTCGTCGCGATTCGGCGCACTTCGCGTCCGATCGGGACCTCCAATGCGTCGCTCAGGCTGTGCGCCGTGTCGGTGCTGATGACGAGCGTGCGAAGGCCTTTCGCGGCGACCGCGAGCGCCGTCGCCGCGGAGACGGTGGTCTTGCCCACTCCGCCTTTGCCTGTGTACAGAATGATTCGCACGGACCGGTCTCCCCCACCTTTATCTTACACCGAGGGTGCGGGAGGGACCTCTGCGCCCGGACAGGCGATCGAGGGGCGCTGGGGCTACGATTGCGACGATTGGCGCAGCCGCGGATCGAGGGCGTCGCGAAGCCCGTCCCCGATGA
This window encodes:
- a CDS encoding TRC40/GET3/ArsA family transport-energizing ATPase — its product is MRIILYTGKGGVGKTTVSAATALAVAAKGLRTLVISTDTAHSLSDALEVPIGREVRRIATNLWGQEVDALYQLEKYWGVLRRYISSVLRARGLDDVVADELANLPGMEEIASLMQLTAVAREDRFDVVIVDCAPTGETMQLLSFPEMARWWLEKLFPIHRAVTRVARPVVQPFVDIPLPTDDVFTAVRDLILNVGEMRGLLADPATTSIRLVVNLEKIVIKETQRAYTYFSLFGYATDAVVINRALPQTVDGQFLQTWAQAQRRYREMVHEAFAPLPILELPLAEQEIVGRHRLLDAARILYAGHEPADRLYTGILQKVERKGKRYILSIATPFTERGKVDISQKGDELMVRVGAYKRNLSLPRALAGLQADEARLDGERLLITFGKEATADG